A segment of the uncultured Desulfobulbus sp. genome:
GTGTCATCGTTGGTTTCCAGCACCCACTTGCCGTCGTAGCGTTTGGCCTCGGTGATGGCTGCTCGGTCCAGGCGAATTTTTCCGGCCTCGGTTGTTTTCAGGTATCGCTTGTATCGTTTTGAGGCCAGCAGTTCGACGGCCCATTGGGCGGAAGCATCACGGTCTTTATGGCCCGGCAAGCTCCTCTTCGAGCATGGCGACGATCTCTTCTCGATGTATTCGTTGCCGCTCTGCTTCCTTTGGGTTGAAGCAGAGGATGTATCGCCGCCGTCGCTCGCCATCGCCGATAACAACCTCCTTGGCTTGCAGGCTGTCGGTGAAGGTGGTGAAGCGACCTGGTTGCGAGAGGACCTCTTTCTTGATTTCGGCCACCGATGCCATGCGGGTGGCGAGCAGGTATTTGCCACAGGCCCGTGCAAGTTCTTCTCGGTTAGCGGAGGAGTTCATACCCGAGTCGGCCACGAACAGCGCTCGACCGAGGTTCCAGCCTCGCAGGTCCTTTCTGATACGCTCGATCGTGGATACATCCGCCGTGTTACCGGGAAAAACCCAGCTTTTTACCGGCAATCCCTCTCGGGTAACCGCCAGGGCGACCACGATTTGCGGCGTCCACGTGCCCTCTTTGGAATGACCGTACTGACGCAGACCGTCGTTTTCGTCTTCCTCGTCCTCGTAATCAATGGAGAATGAAGCCGTCGTCGTATCGTAAAAGATCAGATCAACCGAGAGGTTGAACAAGTTGGCGGTCTGAAAAAAGACTACTTCCTCCACCGCGTCGATATGCTTGTGGAGGAAATCCATCGCCTCGTACATCTGCCGCAGTTTCAGGCCTTGGCATTTGGGCAGATGGACCTGCTCCAGCCACCGATCCCAAACACCGAGTTTGGATTCCGGTGCGCAGAGACGATTGGCGGT
Coding sequences within it:
- a CDS encoding IS1634 family transposase, producing the protein MELGTVLVIETLWERLGIGKALRTLLDKGKYAVAYDQALLAMTANRLCAPESKLGVWDRWLEQVHLPKCQGLKLRQMYEAMDFLHKHIDAVEEVVFFQTANLFNLSVDLIFYDTTTASFSIDYEDEEDENDGLRQYGHSKEGTWTPQIVVALAVTREGLPVKSWVFPGNTADVSTIERIRKDLRGWNLGRALFVADSGMNSSANREELARACGKYLLATRMASVAEIKKEVLSQPGRFTTFTDSLQAKEVVIGDGERRRRYILCFNPKEAERQRIHREEIVAMLEEELAGP